A window of Anaerolineae bacterium contains these coding sequences:
- the holA gene encoding DNA polymerase III subunit delta — MIYLIFGRDEFSCEEALHKLLQEHAAGTPGAEWNRTLLEGGRLSLSELRHHCDSLPFLGERRLVIVRGLLTRLSGGAASAGEEEAQEAAQEGPAVFARALLEYLQVLPPTTDLVLYDPGLEGKAVRTRILEWAKKQSEMCRVWEFTPKRGKELLDWMAQRAGMHGVRLDAGAQSALANAVGEDLRALDQEITKLALYAGPGGTITAEHVRLLTPHTRESSIFVIVDAISERRWQTAIAEMRKLMEEGAHPQYIFHMIYRQFNLIAQAKGLEGERLSPAALAKKLGVHQFTAEKVQKQALRYRKEELQSIYDRLLEADQAVKTGQMEAAVALEWLVVRLTKAPQKI; from the coding sequence ATGATTTATCTAATCTTCGGCAGGGATGAGTTCTCCTGCGAGGAAGCCCTGCACAAGCTACTGCAGGAGCATGCCGCTGGCACCCCGGGGGCCGAGTGGAACCGCACCCTCCTGGAAGGCGGCCGGCTGAGCTTGTCGGAACTGCGGCACCACTGCGACTCCCTGCCCTTCCTGGGCGAACGCCGGCTGGTCATCGTGCGCGGACTGCTCACCCGCCTGTCGGGCGGCGCCGCGTCCGCCGGCGAAGAGGAGGCGCAGGAAGCCGCTCAAGAGGGGCCGGCCGTTTTCGCCCGAGCACTGCTGGAATACCTGCAGGTACTCCCCCCTACCACCGACCTGGTTCTGTATGATCCCGGGCTGGAAGGAAAGGCTGTCCGCACCCGCATCCTGGAATGGGCCAAAAAGCAGTCGGAGATGTGCAGGGTCTGGGAGTTCACCCCGAAACGGGGCAAAGAGCTGTTGGATTGGATGGCTCAGCGCGCCGGCATGCACGGCGTCAGGCTGGATGCCGGCGCACAAAGCGCGCTGGCCAATGCCGTCGGCGAAGACCTGCGCGCCCTGGACCAGGAGATCACCAAGCTGGCGCTGTATGCAGGGCCGGGCGGGACCATCACCGCCGAGCATGTGCGCCTGCTGACCCCCCACACCCGCGAGAGCAGTATCTTCGTCATTGTGGATGCCATCAGCGAGCGGCGCTGGCAAACAGCGATCGCCGAAATGCGCAAGCTGATGGAAGAGGGCGCCCATCCGCAGTACATTTTCCACATGATATACCGCCAGTTCAACCTGATCGCTCAGGCCAAGGGGCTGGAGGGGGAGCGCCTTTCGCCGGCGGCCCTGGCGAAAAAGCTGGGCGTCCACCAGTTCACCGCCGAGAAAGTGCAGAAGCAGGCCCTGCGCTACCGCAAAGAGGAACTGCAGTCCATCTATGACCGCCTGCTGGAAGCGGACCAGGCGGTGAAAACGGGCCAGATGGAAGCGGCGGTCGCGCTGGAATGGCTCGTCGTGCGGCTGACCAAAGCCCCGCAGAAGATATAA